The stretch of DNA AGTACCGCTTTAAGAGAGCTTCCTGgagaatttcattgagatgATGCAGGTAAGCCACCTGTTTTGCTGCCAGGGCACACTGTTCCAATTCCAATGGGCGTCTCATGAATAAAGCCTCTTCTTTCTCCGTAAGATTTGACATGGGTAGCTTCAAGTGCTCCTCGATGCATTCACTAACAGTTATTAATTTCGTAGATGCGGTTACGGAAGTATGAGCAATCCATGTATCACTGACAGTTGACAATGTGATACCGTGATTGAGAAAGTAATCGTTTAGGGCACAGCTGTCGTGAATGATTTTCTGGGGTTTTCGTGCTTCGAGAAGTTCCTTTACTTCACATGGAATTTTGCCTAAATTCATTAAATCCACAACGTAGATCCTTCGAGGGGAACCAAGAATAAGGAGGGAACCTCGTGAAAATCTCCCTTTGCGCCCTCCAATCACATCTACGGCAATTTTGCCACAAACAAAGGCTTGAGCCTTAAGTTCTTCAATTGCTTGGAAGTACTTCTTGTCGATCTGCGTAATGTActcaaaattgcaaattatcaTCTGAATATTTTGGACTTCTTCCTCCGTGAGAACAACACTTATATTGTTGCTGTTCGAGATTGTGGATTCGCTGCTACTGTTGTGCTCTTTGACATCCTctgaattatttgcaaatcTATGAATGCTAATGATGTCACGTACCGGGAATGTTGCAGAGCGTGTGTAGTATTTCATGGTGTTGAAATCCTTTACATTCTTTATGAATATGGACTTCATTCTTGAATCGTAACGCTGAAATTCACCATAgagtttcttcttttccaaCTCTACCAGCACCGTTTGCCCCCGGAACTCCTCGTAATCCATCCTTCTCTACTTTTCTAATCTTCCTTGGTTGTATGTAATCGCCCTGGGGCACTCTCAGTCTCAAAGTACGCGCGGTATATGTAGCAAAAGAGGGCTATATGCAAAGCAATTACAGCCACAACTGCAGAGTAGATGTTGCTAGAAATTTGCGACAATTGAAAGTATCCGTCAAATATGAAGTgctttgagatgaaaaatccaataattGGCAGCAAAATTATGAGCAAACAGTAAAATAAGACTGTAAAGAATACTGAGAAATTGGGCGATGATCCCGATGATCCTGAATCACCCTGAaacacatagaaaaaaatataaccgCTAACCTTAGCCCAAGTATTGTCATGTGACTTGTTCAAGAGTTTTTCTTacctttgttttatttttctttgacatTGATCAATTTTCCAGACAATGTTacacacaaaataataatgaaaatcaaggaatgattaattaattactttttcttaaatctgTGATTTgattaggaaaattatatCCTTTCGTCTTTTTTATTGGTTATCATAAAACACTGACCTGAcatctcttcttcttcttctctataATAAAGGTTCATCTAATGAGGTTATGTgagtcaaaaaaaagaaaacattgattttagttttcactttttttccctttgaacGATTAAGAAGTGCATAAATGAATCACTTTGAATACAGAGAAGCACGCCTTGGACAAACTGAACAGTTTGTATCCAAGGAGAAGAATATAAAGCTTTACGATGGTGAGGAGAAGACAAACTTTGAAGAGGGTGAAGTTGTACTGACATCTCATCGACTCTTCTGGGGACGTCCTGGTCAGATTGCCCAAGGAATGCGTGTCCTGTGTCTGCATCTGAAgtatgtggaaaatttggaTGAAGAGATAGCGAGTTCGTTTATATTTGGCAAGAAGAAACGTGTAATTGTGCAACTTAAACCTCTTGAAGCAGACAAAGCTCCGGGGCCAATGGATTACAGCACAGCGAGTTATATTAAGCTATCCGGAAAGAATGGAATAGAAGAGGCTTTTATTCTGGCCCTACAGGAGACCGTGGCAGCTCGCCTATGGAACGTAGATGGAGGGAGCAGTAGTGAGAATTCTCCTGAGAAAAAGCCAGGAATAAAACTACGAACAGGAATTGTTGGAATAGAAAGGGGTATTCAGCAGAAACAAAAACAAACAGATGAGAGTATTGCTGTGGCATTTCAAGATTTGAAGAAACTCATGGGAATGGCTCGGGAAATGGTAACAGTGTCAAAGGGTATTGCTGCCAAGATTAGAAATCACGATGGTGATATCAGTGAAGACGAAACCATTCGTTTTAAGTCCTATTTGATGAGCTTGGGCATTGATGATCCTGTAACACGAGGGAATTTCACAACGAACATCGAGTACTTTCAGAGCCTTTCCCAACAGATTACACAGATGCTTTTGGACTCCATCACCGAAG from Lutzomyia longipalpis isolate SR_M1_2022 chromosome 4, ASM2433408v1 encodes:
- the LOC129796695 gene encoding piRNA biogenesis protein EXD1-like is translated as MDYEEFRGQTVLVELEKKKLYGEFQRYDSRMKSIFIKNVKDFNTMKYYTRSATFPVRDIISIHRFANNSEDVKEHNSSSESTISNSNNISVVLTEEEVQNIQMIICNFEYITQIDKKYFQAIEELKAQAFVCGKIAVDVIGGRKGRFSRGSLLILGSPRRIYVVDLMNLGKIPCEVKELLEARKPQKIIHDSCALNDYFLNHGITLSTVSDTWIAHTSVTASTKLITVSECIEEHLKLPMSNLTEKEEALFMRRPLELEQCALAAKQVAYLHHLNEILQEALLKRYYNACRAYQDGISQHDDPAFVAVRVGTKNYQEWLQKFELF
- the LOC129796697 gene encoding vacuolar ATPase assembly integral membrane protein VMA21 homolog, with protein sequence MSKKNKTKGDSGSSGSSPNFSVFFTVLFYCLLIILLPIIGFFISKHFIFDGYFQLSQISSNIYSAVVAVIALHIALFCYIYRAYFETESAPGRLHTTKED
- the LOC129796694 gene encoding vacuolar protein-sorting-associated protein 36, translated to MNHFEYREARLGQTEQFVSKEKNIKLYDGEEKTNFEEGEVVLTSHRLFWGRPGQIAQGMRVLCLHLKYVENLDEEIASSFIFGKKKRVIVQLKPLEADKAPGPMDYSTASYIKLSGKNGIEEAFILALQETVAARLWNVDGGSSSENSPEKKPGIKLRTGIVGIERGIQQKQKQTDESIAVAFQDLKKLMGMAREMVTVSKGIAAKIRNHDGDISEDETIRFKSYLMSLGIDDPVTRGNFTTNIEYFQSLSQQITQMLLDSITEAGGMMSLADVYCRVNRARGFELLSPEDLLGACQLMQGPIRLRQFPSGAMVLQLDSHNDEIVMEETEQHIREEGSLTVEHFARNKKISVLLAQERLFTAERAGKICRDESLEGLRFFPNLFLLQCAR